The window GAATATGCAAATACAGGTTTTGGAGAAGTTGTGCTAGTTATGTCAGTGGCTGGCCAGAAAATGATAAAACTTAATAAATGTAGTGTGCCGTCACAGGCACAGATAAGGAGCGGGAGAACACGGGGGGAGGTGTCTCCGCAGGGGCACTTTAAGGCTAGTCTTTTTTGGATTCCAGCCTTCTCTAGGGAAATGCAGTTGacttatttatgtatttttttaattttagtttagtTGAAGTTTCCGTTTTAAAATTTGTGTCTTCGTTGAAGCAGTGCAGCACTCCTGCAACAGGAACAGCAGCTCAGTAGCTGCGGAGGTTGGACATAAGGCTTGGAAATAACATTGCAAGCAGGCACATCAGAGTCCTGCAAAGTAGAAAGACTTTGAAGGTGCTCTCAAATTCTTGAATTGGGATTTCCCATGAATGGCTCGGGTTTCTGACTTAGCTGGTTGTGTAAACAGCAAATAACTGTAAGTTTGGGCAGAAGTGGCAGCTTCAAGCAGTGAGGTTAATCCTGTATAATCATGTAGGGAGATAGTATCTGCCCtctctttaaagttttttttgacacttttttttttttagtaggtGGTTAGCAGGTTGCTTGACACAAGCTAATGTGTGACACACAGCTTTTAGTGTGGTCGCATCAatctgaaaaatcttttccatgTAACCAAAACACTTTTTCGTACCTGTTTTTTCTCAGTCATACAGACAGAAATTGCTATATATGGGATTTTAAATGCAAGGATGCTAAATGTCTTCACTGTTCTGTGGAACAGGTAACTGCTTGATCTGATCTGCAGAACATTTCAGCATCATAGTTATTTAAGGCTGAAGATTAGATCATCTTTGTTCACTCAGAAGTGTACGCAGATTTTAGCATAAAATGAGTTATAGTTTCTGTGTTGAGTGAAAAATCCAAATGCCAGTGGTGTTGAGGTGGGTCAGGGGCCTGATTACAACCTGTTGCACAGACTTTATAATAAGCTGTGgtagtgaaatgaaatatttgggTATATCCGGCTTCAGTAAGAGCATCTTGGTACCATTAGACAGAAAACCAGTGCCAAGAGAGGCTTACTAGATACTTGGATTTTCCTGTGACAGGTAGTAGAACTTTTCTGGGTGTTCCATTATCTGTATGTATAATCTCTAAATGCAGATGTTACACATGAGCGATTAGTGTTTtgtaggtttatttttttaaaaacacatgaaacCACTAAGTAGCTTCTTAAGAAAGTCTCTCTAGATGTTTATAGTAAAAACTGGGTGCAGGtacagagctctgcagcagaaacCCTTGGGTTCCCATGTTCTAGTTTTAGATTTAATGATACTTGTGTATTACTTTAGACTACAACAGATTGTCAATCAATCTATGCAGAAAATTTGAATCATATTTATGACCAATGTAACGGCTATGGACAAGCATGAGCAACTGTTGCAATTAGTATTCAGCTCATAAGGGAAGGCTAATGGAGTTGATAACCTggttttctcctccccccccccccccccccccgctgtgTGGACATAGGAGCATGTATCTTTCTGGCATGTTGAAGGGGCTCAATCAATCATGAATAGTCAGAGCGTTTGGAGTATAAACTGCTTTGTGATATGCCAGGCCAGGAGGGAGAGGTTTCGAGTTGTTAAGCTGAGAGGAGATGAGTTTGGACAAGGAATGCAGAAGAGAGGAAGGTACAAATTTCTGTGAGACCATCTGAGGATCAGTAACCAAGGTATGGGTTACATACCAAGctatttttttgtataaatcataatttgaaatggaaatagtCTTTGAAAGACAGTTTGCTTGTGTATTTTGTCCGAGCACCATTGGGGACTGCAGACAATTGTGTGAAGACAGTGTGTCGGAGGCTGGCACGGCCGTTCCCTTGTGGAAGCGTGAATGCCTGCTTGTCTTCTGTGCTCCTGCCAGGGAGCTTCGGTCCCGGGCCTCGGGACAAAGTCATCTCAGTTACCTTCTCTTGTTCTTTGTTATTTGTGCGAGTTTTGCTGCTTCAGGGAACCAGAAgctaatttgaaaaattacattgaaaGATATGAAGGAGATGATGTTTATCAGGAAACTTACTTTTATCACTCACTCTGTTCCTTCTCTTAAAGTGTAGCCACAGTGTGTGGCTGGCAACTtcttgaaagctgctttttcactaTTGTCACCCCAAAATTGGCTGTGATTCCATGACATGGATAGAAGAAAGGGAGCATTATACTTAATGTTAGATGAGGCTAAAAACTGATGAAACAGAAGTTTGgagtatttcttaattttaaaatttctatctTGTTTGATAGCAGCAGTAGTATTAATAGCAGCAGTAGTACTTCACATTACATAAGGACATGCATTTGGTTCTTTATAAGTGGAGTATTCTTCCGTGGTTGCTGAAATAAATCTTCATATTGCTTTTCGTGAACTTGGTTTTACTGTGTAAAATTGACTATAgatctctttttttattgtcattatAGAAAACCTAGAATAAACTCTCAGTTGGTGGCACAACAAGTTGCCCAGCAATACgcaaccccaccaccacctaagaaggagaagaaggagaaagtggaaaaacaagacaaagaaaaacctgacaaagagaaggaaatcagTCCAAGTGTTACAAAGAAGAACACTAACAAGAAGACTAAGTAAGTTTGAAGGATGGACTATTAAATGTGGAGTGATTTCAGTAGCACTGTTCATTGATTAATTCTGCGGTTAATCTAACATCAtactctctctctttcttccgATTCTTACAGACCAAAGTCAGATATTGTGAAAGATCCTCCTAGTGAAGCGAACAGTATACAGTCTGGGAATACTACAACAAAGACCAGCGACTCAAATCACACTTCAAGGTAACTTTAGTATAAAGTCAAGCTCTCAGTATCTGAGAACTGTGTTAAATAGCAGACACTGTTTTTTTTGATGGACTGACAGAGTACTGTGTAAACCACAGGGTTTGTCAGTGTTAGTATAGCAAGGCCATTAGTGGCTAGGAGTCTTCTCCATGTACAAGCACTCAAATGCTCTGCTGGTGAGGGCAGATTCAGgcattggaaatattttttctgttgtgcaCTCAGTTTTCGTTTCTCTGCTGAAATAATCATATTGTCAATAGGGCAGTAATGCTTTTGGCTGTAAAACAcagtgggggaggggggaaattaACCAGCAATCGTAGTGGTCTTTATCAAATTCTTATCATCACTTGATAGCAGTAACAAAGGTTACTTTTTTACTTCCTTATCCATAATTCAGTCACTGTAATTGTCAAGATAATTTTCCAAGTGTATGGGAATTAAAAGACTGCATGAACAGATTTGCTAGAATCTTGCTATCAACAAAAAGCATGAATGGTTGGTTTCATATTTGTCTAAGTTTCAAATGAGTAGCTGTCTATGGAGAGAGGTTTATTCCTAGTCTTGCCTATACTGATATTCcatgcttgttttctttaagtggTACCTTGTACTCTATTTCTTAAATCAAAAATTCGGCGTCAAAGTACAGGTTTTATATTATTGAACTCACAGAGCCACGAGAGGCAGAATTCAACTGGGCGCTTTGCCTGTGTGGGCTATATAAGAATTGCATCTCTGTTTAAAATGTGCTgtaataagtatttttatagtGAAGCCACATGAACTGAAGCAGTATTAGTAGTTAGCTGCAAACAGTTGTAAAGCACATGGGAAATACAATTTGCACTGCTGTTAGCATTAAGGTTGGCAAGACAGGACTCTGCAGAAAACTGTTGTCTTGgaagtttttaaataatagcatgaaaatgtttaataagAATTAATATCCTTTACACAGTAAGTCACTTGAATGTAGTGAGGGCAGTGTGAGATTTGTTGTGCTAGAAGACTGAGCTGTTTGCGGGGACTGCTGTTAACTCTTCCTCAGCCCCCAAAGATTGAAGTGTCCATTCCTGATTTGATTAGAGAAATATAGCTTTattgcaatgattttttttggtcctgTTCTTTTTGAAATGGTACTTACTTTGAGACTTAGGATGCAGGAGACTTGATGCACTTGACTAATGACATAATATTAAATTGATAGATTACatcaaataattgtttttactCCTCAAAGGAGTCACTCTGTCTACTGCAGAGTCTTTTAGTCCATGTTTTGTGGCAAGCTTTTGTCATTCCTAATTAATCCTTAATAGTATCAGGTCTAGCTGGATATTTTTAAGGGGTACATAATCTCCTTCAGttcttaaactgtctttttaagTGTTCAGTTTAGTGGAACTTTTCTTGCAATTCACTGCCCTCAGGAGTGCTGTCAAGAGCCTTTTTAAAGGATCTGATTTTTACAGAGTCACAAGTTAcctgttcaggtttttttttcatgcccagatttcttaactgtttttttgtaaattgtCTTTTAAGGATCTCTGGATTTTTAAGAAACCTTGTTTGAACTTCTTGGATACTATGCctgtttctgacaaaatatcTTGGTTTATTCTATATCTTCCTGTGCACTTTCAGATTCATTGTTTTGAAACACATTTCTTATTTGTCCATAAACCTTTTTAGCTGTAAACATGAAGCAAATTTTGCAAAgttaattttgcaaaataacatgaATGGGTCAATCCCTTTGTCTTCTATAGGAAACAAAAATTGTATGCATGTGCTGAAGAGATCGGAGGTTTCCATCTGCGCTTAATCAGCTCTTTGCACAGGGAAGACCCCTAAAACCATCCCACAGAAATGGTTGGAGGGCTCAGTTCTAACACTGACATTGAGAATATGTTTGTGAGTGCAACTGTTGAGAAATCCTGCACCTcagccctgcttctccccagtCCTTCCATGTTACTTTGTCATGGCATTTAAAGATGCATGGGTAGTTTCAATTCAGGCGCTTGATGCATGGCTTATCTCAAAGGCTGCCGGTAGCGGGAGCTTTTCTGGGCAAAACTTAATGCAGTTTAGGCCATGtgaactcctttttttctttttttctttttttttttttctaaatatgacTATCAATGCTGGCTTTTGACAAGCAATAGCAGGAGTGCATGTTCAACCCTGTAGAAAGGTAGAGGCAGTAAGGTCTGTTCCGCTCTCTGGGCCagcgtggggtttttttttctttgctgtttctgagtacaagagaaaacaaatgacCCAGGcaaattacaggaaaaactgGGTTTCCTAGAGGAACTCAGGGCTTAGGGAGGAAAACACATACACGTACTACGCTTCCGGGAACGcttgctgctgtgtttgctgctgATGCTTTGGGGGCAGCCGTCATCTGCTGAGATGCTATCTGAAAGCTGACGGAAACCCCAAAACTTGCTGAGCTAGCTGGCCTTTCTTGTTACCCACAAACAAGGTGACATCATTTAATCTAGCCTGTGGTTATGTGTTGAATTTGCCAACTCCTGCAAGCGCGTATGTACAACGCAAACGCGTGGGCGTGTGTCTCACTGCTGCGGGAATTCACTAAGCACAGTTACGGGTTTGAAAAGGCTGGTCACTAAACAACGGGGCTGTTTCAAGTAGGAGGTTTTACTGATGGTTATCCCTGCACAGTAgtattttaatggtattttctatcagaaatgcttttcctgTGGTACttgttaaaaatggaaacagcctCCTAGGTTAGATATGAAAACACTATTTTTGGCCTAGTAACTTCATTTTTGGTAAGGAAGTTTGCAGAAATACAATTGCTCTATTTTTGAAGCTGTACATTCGTCCTTAATACTTTATTCTGTTCTGCCTAGTTCTAGAATACCACTTGGATAACTATTTTTTAAGGACTTTCCCCTTGTTAACTTACCACTGCAAGCCATTGAGTAGGCATGGCAAAGTCAGCTTAatttcctctccccccccccccgccccccatttTGGCTGCATTAGCCTAGTGTGCTGCAGacgagaaggaggaggaaaggcagatTGATTTAAAAGCTGGAGCTTGATCCCAAAGTAAACTAaccttccctccatcccttgGAATAAGGCAGTTCTCAGCAAGCTGCTTTTCACTGATGTATAAAGACTCTCCTTCTTTATTTCCCTGTTGGGAATATTCCACTGCTTAAGCCTGACCCTTAATTAGGACCAAAAGCTGTAAATTGTAGCAGTTGCTGCAGCTGGCTTGGAATTTGCTGGTAGCTGGAGGAGTGTCCAAGGTTGTTGTATCAGAGCTTTGGACCAGCCCCTGAAATGTGCATGAATGTCAGCTTCCTAGGGTCTAGACCCTTATTAGCTACATTACTAATTGAATGATAGCACAGCATGCAAATTACTGAGATAATCCTGAGCTATAAATACCAGTGTGTTCTTTTCtggtggttttgattttttttttttcttttccttcccctaaCCAAAAGCGCTAGCTGCAAGAAATACCGTCGTACATTCTGGATTTTATTTACAATAGCCTTGGTTCCAGAGGGAACATATTGAGTGATTTTTATACATAGGCTGATTGGGCATCTGATTTGTATAAGCTCAAAGCAGTTGAAAGAGAAGCCAAGTTGTCCCAGTGCCTGTGTTGTTTGCAGCTGCAGAGTTCCAATATGGGAACGAAAGAGCCGTGGTCAAATGCTTTCATGTGGTTTTGTATTGCAGAGTCACAGCCTTGTCTCATAACATCAGGGCACATGATGAGATGGTGAATTTAGATAAGAGAACTCTTTCATCTGCCCCTTGGGGAGGAGATCCTTCGGTCTGTCTGGCTCCTGTTTGCTTGGCTCTGCTGTAGTGTCCTCCTTTCTGGCAGAGTTGGATTAGGGATAAGTCTACAGCAGACACcctttgcagagctctgcaagATGGGTCTTTCCTCTGGGGCtgagtgtgctgctgcagccctctCAGGGAGCAGGTCAAACCTTCGTCCTCTGCTGTGCAGCACTTATTGCTGCCTAGGTTCTTCTCCCAGTTATTGCCATCTGCGCAGGTGAGCGGAGGACAAGTCACACCAAGTTTGTTGTCAAATGGTTTTTCTAATAAACTTTTCCttagtcatttatttttatcatttttataaatgttttctcatttattttagaCCCAGACTGAAAAACGTGGACAGAAGTACCGCACAGCAGCTGGCAGTCACAGTGGGAAATGTCACAGTAATTATCAcagactttaaagaaaagactCGCTCTTCTTCCACGTCGTCTTCTACAGTGACCTCCAGTGCAGGATCAGAACAACAGAATCAGAGCAGCTCGGGCTCTGAGAGCACAGACAAGGGCTCGTCCCGTTCCTCCACGCCAAAGGGGGACATGTCGGCAGTCAACGACGaatctttctgaaaattgcACATGGAGTTGTGGAAACTATGAATCAGGGTATGAAATTCAAACACTCCACCTGCCCATGCTGTTCAAATCCTGGAGAGCCTCTTCTGTGCTTGAACACACACTTTCTTGGACATCGACCTCTTACTGATGCAACCAGGATAATTTCTGCTTGCCGTGGGCATCTGGCCACCAAGGAATTTCTCACCCTAACGATTACTCTTGACACTTTTATGTATTCCATTGTTTTATATGATTTTCCTAACAATCATTTATAATTGGATGTGCTCCTGAATCTACTTTTTTATAATATCTGCTGTGCACAATTTTCCATGAACATTACAACTTTTGTTTTGGGGTAGGGAgcgggtggggagggaagggggcttTATTTATTGCATTCACAAACTCCATCCTCTTTCAACATATCCTTTTTAAGTTCAGTTCTTCTTCCAGTTATACTGTGTACTATCAGTTTtgatataaattatatataaatatatatataaataaatatatataaagggTTATTTGAAACCAATACATGGAAACGCTGGTGCTTGAAACACtgtgaagtgaaaaaaaaaaataataattgaacAGTTCAAGATCTGGGACAGTCCCCTTCTGTGAAAGTACTGAAACTGAAATGGAACTGGTCTTAGGTGAAAAGTGTTCCTGAAGGTTTGAACCTGGATGGGACCTGTTCTCTCTATTGTTCCTTCCCCCTTTCTTCCCAAACAACGGCTAAAACGTACTGGACacacagttttgatttttatagctTGGGATCTGAAATGAGAAGAGATTGCTCCAGGTAGCTTGTGTTTCCACTAGGGTAACTCAGATTGGCGATGTGCAAGTTTGTGCCCGGCTGGAGTGTAAGCATTCACAACCAGACTGGTGCTGGCATGCCACGGATTCATGTATTTTGGTAACGTGAGCATCGCTATGTCGTGCATAGCCAATCCCACAGACATTTGGTGTTCTTAGATTTAATGAATTTCATCCACCTGCATCAGTGACTGAGGTAACTTTAGAACTGGAGTGGtttgctttgggttggaaggcagcagggagctgtAGAGCTGGGAGCAATCCCGGGTTGAGGGAGCAAGCTGGTGCTCGTTCCGGCTGGCAGCGTGTGGGTCAGCCATTGTCGGCCGCCTTCCGTCTGTCCCATCTGTGCTGTTGGGGTGGCTCTAATCCTTGAAGTCCATCTGTATTCCAAGAATGGTTTCTGAACAGCATCTCGTCCAGTAATGACGTTGGGCTTGTCAGCGTTTGGACACTTCTGGGTCTCCTGCTGCGGGAGCAGAAGTAGGGAAAAGCTTTCATGCTGGCAAGTGAGCAACGTGTGTGGCTCATGCTCATGACCAGCATCTCCTTCGTTCTTGCTCTAAAGCTATTCAGactgtaatttcttttcctggcCTGTTAGTGTTGCTTTACAGTTTACCTTCCATGCATTATCCTGCTAAAACACTAGGCTGAAGAGGTgaaacaaactttttaaaaaaaaaaacaaaacaaccaacccaaaTCCCCAAACCTCTTTGgcttttcatctttatttagTGGCCCCAGGGTGCTTTGCAGTAATTTCAGGCGCAGAGGCTGTGGCTTCATTTGACATCAAATGCATAACTTTTGGGCATGATGAAAGAGGGCCACATTTTGACAACTTTGTGCCAGCTTGTTATATTGTGAATTGTTTGCTTagcaaaagtaatttctctttGTGGAGGCAACTgatttaagatttcttttaaaatctgtgtggTTTTGAGTAGCAGACGTAGGTTCCTTTCACACTGGTGACAGAAATGTGAAAGGGATCTGTTACAACCCCTGCTTGAAGGTACGTGCAGTGGCAGTGCCTTTGCAGCAGCGGTTTTATTCTGGATACGTTAACATGGGCACCCCGACTTAATTCTGCTTATATTCACAGTATAGGCTGTCTTTAcctttttaagcatttttaaagtatttattaaagAACCAAAGGAAACCGGATGCTTCCTATGAGCATCAAGACAATTTATTATACATAGTTTTAAATACTATGAATTTCTCAATCCACATTTTAACATTAGTGGGATATTGCAAAGACattccttttccagtttttacTATTCCTTTAAGGGTCTCAGGGAGGGTAAACTGGTCAgccatatttatttattttactgagatgtattggaataattttttaagagagattttttgAAGATGCCCCTGAACTTGTATATTTTGCACTGCTTTATAAATGATCCATTATCAATTAGGCTTGCATGCATCTCGGCCGTGATCCAGCGAAGAGTGTGAGCACGTGGCAAGTCCCTCTGGCTTCAGCAGGGCTAATTCTGGTGCTTCAAGTCAAACC of the Ciconia boyciana chromosome 11, ASM3463844v1, whole genome shotgun sequence genome contains:
- the RYBP gene encoding RING1 and YY1-binding protein, with product MVMGDKKSPTRPKRQAKPAADEGFWDCSVCTFRNSAEAFKCSICDVRKGTSTRKPRINSQLVAQQVAQQYATPPPPKKEKKEKVEKQDKEKPDKEKEISPSVTKKNTNKKTKPKSDIVKDPPSEANSIQSGNTTTKTSDSNHTSRPRLKNVDRSTAQQLAVTVGNVTVIITDFKEKTRSSSTSSSTVTSSAGSEQQNQSSSGSESTDKGSSRSSTPKGDMSAVNDESF